GCCGGAGCGGCCCGATGAAGTTCTGCTTCTGCTCGAAGTACCCCGCCATCTCCAGCGAAACGCGTTCGAACTGGCCTTTGTAGCCAACCTCAATCGTTTGCGTCATGGTCTGGCCCAGCGGCTCGATGTCTGCAGGACCGGCAACCGGCTCGTACCCCAGCGCGGCTTTGTCGTCCAGGAGGCCAAGGCGAACGCTTCCATTCGCCTCATTCGCTGTCGCCGACGGATCCGCGCTGCCCGCCACCTGCGCCAGAAGGCGCCTAAACGTTTCGATGTTGCTCTGTCCGAGCGTCTCGATGAGATCCTGCGACAAATCCCCGGTTTCGAGTTGCGACTCGAAGAAGGCGACCGTCGCTCGGTAGACCGGGGCGACCGGGTAGTTTCGTAGCGAGACCGGTTCATCGAATCCAACCCCCGTTGACGTCGTATTCGGGACGAAAAAGCGAATGGCCGGGTTCGGTGCAGTATTCTGCCGGTTCGAGCGGAATGTATCAAACGTAAACCCGTCAACCGCCCCGATGCCGCGAAGTGAGACGTTGAACTCACCAAGCTGGTTGTTGCTGAGAATCGTCCGGTTCCGCGCTTCGATATCCAGGAAGTAATTCTTCGTCTGGGGCGCAGAGTACGAACGGTTGTAACTCACGCGCACGCTGTTGCCGGGCGCAAATCGGTACACCAGCGCACCACGGGGCGAGCCACGAAGCTGCTCCGTCACGTTGTTATAGTCGCCACGGAGAGCCGCTGTAAAGTCGACGTTGTCACCCATCGCGAAGGTGGCCTGCGCGTAGGTCCCGTACTGATTGATGGCATCGCGATGTTCAAAACGGCCCGTCACCGTGCCGTTCGTTCGCGGACGAACAAAATCGGCATCCACACCCACGGTCAGGTCAGCGTTAAGGCCCGAAAGAATCGTGTTGTACTGAAGCTGACCATTCCACTGAAGCGACTCGTCGAAGAGCGACTCACCGCTGCCGTACACGTACGAATTGTCGCCACTGTCGATCTCATTGTAGTAAACCTGCCCGAAGAAGCCACCCTGCCGGATGCGAAGCTGGCCGTAGCGATAGCCGTACATATCAGACTGGATCGTTCCGATGCCTGATTGCACGACGCTCTTGGCGCCGCTGTATCCACCGTTCACAGCCACGCGCGTATCCGACGTCGGACGCCATTCAATGAGACCCGAGGTCGACATGGAACGGTGGTCTTTTTCACGGCGAAGGCGGTAGTCGCGAGACCCGTCGCCGTTGTAGTCACTCACCGAGACACGCCGGCCGTCCGGAACGTTGTAATACTCGGAGTAGATGCGATAGTCTTCGATTTCGCGGATGTCTTCAGGGTCGTCCGGGTCGAGCATCCATTCGTCTGCCCGGGCAAACCGTCCCGTGACCTTGAAGCCAAAGTCATTGAGGTGTCCGGCCGCTCGCATTTCTCCTCCTGCATACGCGCGCGATCCTCCCGTCGCGGACACCGTCACGCTGGGATCGCCGAACGGATCGCGGCTGAAGAAGTGAACAACACCATTCGCGACACCCGGGCCGTACAGCGCCGAACCCGGACCACGCACCACCTCCACGCGCTCGACGTCGACCGACGGAAGCGGCATGATGGCGAACAGGTTGGCGTCGAGAGCAGGCACGGCTGCCTCACGGTAGTCCGACAGCACATACGTGTCGCCACTGAACGCATTGTTGAATCC
The nucleotide sequence above comes from Longibacter salinarum. Encoded proteins:
- a CDS encoding TonB-dependent receptor encodes the protein MQNSNYPAQARSVSGAAAHEDRFGLVSKGRALGRSLIILMLALIACAISPFEVAAQDTGAIVGTVVDANDGGPLPGANIVLRTGPEASAYAGATASVDGEFRLEDLETGSYILEVSFVGYQKQTREVSVLPDDLNRVQIEMKLASQSLEQVVVSASRRQEKILDAPASISVIAREDVEQTVSTSPASAVRRAMSVDVARTGINSRELVLRGFNNAFSGDTYVLSDYREAAVPALDANLFAIMPLPSVDVERVEVVRGPGSALYGPGVANGVVHFFSRDPFGDPSVTVSATGGSRAYAGGEMRAAGHLNDFGFKVTGRFARADEWMLDPDDPEDIREIEDYRIYSEYYNVPDGRRVSVSDYNGDGSRDYRLRREKDHRSMSTSGLIEWRPTSDTRVAVNGGYSGAKSVVQSGIGTIQSDMYGYRYGQLRIRQGGFFGQVYYNEIDSGDNSYVYGSGESLFDESLQWNGQLQYNTILSGLNADLTVGVDADFVRPRTNGTVTGRFEHRDAINQYGTYAQATFAMGDNVDFTAALRGDYNNVTEQLRGSPRGALVYRFAPGNSVRVSYNRSYSAPQTKNYFLDIEARNRTILSNNQLGEFNVSLRGIGAVDGFTFDTFRSNRQNTAPNPAIRFFVPNTTSTGVGFDEPVSLRNYPVAPVYRATVAFFESQLETGDLSQDLIETLGQSNIETFRRLLAQVAGSADPSATANEANGSVRLGLLDDKAALGYEPVAGPADIEPLGQTMTQTIEVGYKGQFERVSLEMAGYFEQKQNFIGPLRQQSPFVYLSPEFAYQNIEQIIQSDPNAEALLQDILDNSSMTVRSQVYELLAGTVGGTPSAVVQPDNANNLLDTPTPDGVQQVGGLVSYRNFGEVEYWGVEGSIFYTPADVAELYTSFSFMSDEFFTNEELDEANEQLSVALNAPSFKMKSGANFSFNSGWAFGVAGEYVDGFPVQSGPYNGNVDSYFLVDLSAGYAFGNGLRFDVTADNVLNNEHREFVGAPQIGRLILGRVTYELK